The Labilithrix sp. genome includes a window with the following:
- a CDS encoding peptidase inhibitor family I36 protein — MTTSLITKLAALFLLASFAVGCAAEDVEEEEEQGETSSALASSCSAGYACIYQHSKFGGRLLQFRDGGCQNLGGKYNFNDRASSIRNRTGRTLRLYKDANCKGSTRTFGPGEQTQSLGGFGDEASSIRIF; from the coding sequence ATGACGACTTCTCTCATCACCAAGCTCGCAGCGCTTTTCCTCCTCGCTTCCTTTGCCGTGGGTTGTGCAGCCGAAGACGTCGAAGAAGAAGAGGAGCAAGGGGAGACGAGCTCGGCGCTCGCGAGCTCCTGCTCGGCGGGGTACGCGTGCATCTATCAGCACAGCAAGTTCGGAGGTCGCCTGCTCCAGTTCCGGGACGGCGGCTGTCAGAACCTGGGCGGCAAGTACAACTTCAACGACCGCGCGAGCAGCATCCGCAATCGCACGGGCAGGACCCTCCGTCTCTACAAGGATGCAAACTGCAAGGGCAGCACGCGCACCTTCGGACCGGGCGAGCAGACGCAGAGCCTCGGCGGCTTCGGCGACGAAGCCTCCTCGATCCGCATCTTCTGA